A single window of Streptomyces aquilus DNA harbors:
- a CDS encoding HelD family protein produces MTSPDPTPLTHALHLERAHHDTCRAALAAMVDGAQEQVVVGEDVSASGADAEVLGYQLRSKAKEMRELPEGPLFFGRLDFDGGEHAGQGYHVGRLRISEHPAAPPLVVDWRAPVSRAFYQASAHDPQGVAVRRRFGWAPGSTGASEDLTSLEDEHLSRGEDRASDILVREIERPRVGPMRDIAATIQPEQDDLVRGDLGVSVCVQGAPGTGKTAVGLHRAAYLLYTHPQRIQRGGMLILGPNRTFLSYIAQVLPALGETGVRQSTLSEEIGRHPVTGRDDPPTAVLKHDVRMAEVLRRALYARVSAERAEEIAIPEGAYRWRVPREAFARIVDGVRAEQPPYAVGRERVRTRVVAHVQALAERRAGPPPNAWVRKMATAVRPYVDAVWPRVRAEEVVAELLSDGGVLEAAGRGLLDGDEQKALLWGKPPRSWKSARWSAADLVLLDEVGGLIEHPEGYGHVVVDEAQDLSPMECRAIARRAVFGSLTVLGDLAQGTTPWAARTWAEQLTHLGRPDAAVVPLTTGFRVPEAVVGLANRLLRRLDVDVPEARSLRGDGELRVREAEDELLGAVVGAVRDALGREGSVGVIAADADLPRVRAALDAAGVPVAGPDDLAARVTLVPASLVKGLEYDHVVAVEPAAIAEAEERGLHRLYVVLTRAVSGLEVVHRRPLPF; encoded by the coding sequence ATGACGTCACCCGACCCCACCCCCCTCACCCACGCCCTCCACCTCGAACGCGCCCACCACGACACCTGCCGCGCCGCCCTCGCCGCCATGGTCGACGGCGCCCAGGAGCAGGTCGTCGTCGGTGAAGACGTCTCCGCCTCCGGGGCCGACGCCGAAGTCCTCGGCTATCAGCTGCGCAGCAAGGCCAAGGAGATGCGGGAGCTGCCCGAGGGGCCGTTGTTCTTCGGCCGTCTGGATTTCGACGGCGGTGAACATGCCGGGCAGGGCTATCACGTCGGGCGGCTCCGGATCAGCGAGCACCCCGCCGCCCCACCCCTCGTCGTCGACTGGCGCGCCCCCGTCTCCCGCGCCTTCTACCAGGCGAGCGCCCACGACCCGCAGGGCGTCGCCGTGCGGCGGCGGTTCGGGTGGGCGCCCGGGAGCACGGGCGCGTCGGAAGACCTCACCAGCCTTGAGGACGAGCATCTGAGCCGGGGCGAGGACCGCGCCAGCGACATCCTCGTCCGCGAGATCGAACGTCCCCGCGTCGGCCCCATGCGCGACATCGCCGCGACCATCCAGCCCGAGCAGGACGATCTCGTACGAGGTGATCTCGGCGTCTCCGTGTGCGTGCAGGGCGCTCCCGGGACGGGGAAGACCGCCGTGGGCCTGCACCGGGCCGCCTATCTCCTCTACACCCACCCCCAGCGCATCCAGCGCGGCGGCATGCTGATCCTCGGCCCCAACCGCACCTTCCTTTCTTACATCGCGCAGGTCCTGCCCGCCCTCGGCGAGACCGGCGTACGGCAGTCCACGCTGTCGGAGGAGATCGGCCGGCACCCGGTCACCGGTCGCGACGATCCACCCACCGCCGTGCTCAAGCACGACGTGCGCATGGCCGAGGTGCTGCGGCGGGCGCTGTACGCGCGCGTGTCGGCGGAGCGGGCCGAGGAGATCGCGATTCCCGAGGGGGCCTATCGGTGGCGGGTGCCGAGGGAGGCGTTCGCGCGGATCGTGGACGGGGTGCGGGCGGAGCAGCCGCCGTACGCCGTCGGGCGCGAACGGGTGCGGACGCGGGTCGTCGCCCATGTCCAGGCGCTCGCCGAGCGGCGGGCGGGGCCGCCGCCGAACGCGTGGGTGCGGAAGATGGCGACGGCGGTCCGGCCGTACGTCGATGCCGTGTGGCCGCGGGTGCGGGCGGAAGAGGTCGTCGCTGAACTGCTCTCGGACGGCGGGGTGTTGGAGGCCGCGGGCCGCGGCCTGCTCGACGGAGATGAGCAGAAGGCGTTGCTGTGGGGCAAGCCGCCGCGGTCGTGGAAGTCGGCGCGCTGGTCGGCCGCCGACCTCGTACTGCTCGACGAGGTCGGCGGGCTGATCGAGCACCCCGAGGGCTACGGCCATGTCGTCGTCGACGAGGCGCAGGACCTCTCCCCGATGGAGTGCCGGGCCATCGCGCGGCGGGCCGTGTTCGGTTCGCTGACCGTGCTCGGGGATCTGGCGCAGGGGACCACGCCGTGGGCCGCGCGGACCTGGGCCGAGCAGCTCACGCACCTCGGGCGGCCGGACGCGGCCGTCGTGCCGCTGACCACCGGGTTCCGGGTGCCGGAGGCCGTCGTAGGGCTCGCCAACCGGCTGCTGCGGCGCCTGGACGTCGACGTACCGGAGGCCCGATCCCTGCGCGGGGACGGGGAGTTGAGGGTGCGGGAGGCAGAGGACGAGCTGCTCGGTGCGGTCGTGGGCGCGGTGCGTGACGCCCTCGGGCGGGAGGGGTCGGTGGGGGTGATCGCGGCCGACGCGGACCTTCCCCGGGTGCGGGCCGCCCTCGACGCGGCCGGTGTCCCGGTGGCCGGGCCGGACGACCTGGCCGCCCGCGTGACCCTCGTCCCGGCCTCGCTGGTCAAGGGGCTCGAGTACGACCATGTCGTCGCCGTCGAGCCCGCGGCGATCGCCGAGGCGGAGGAACGAGGGCTGCACCGGCTGTACGTGGTGCTCACGCGGGCGGTGTCGGGGCTTGAGGTGGTGCACCGGCGGCCGTTGCCGTTCTGA
- a CDS encoding PP2C family protein-serine/threonine phosphatase produces the protein MPVPVPRQRAIPAVEGGQAQAATALGGPVGGPPKEEAPRKDSTVEKHHGTHLTLLVIEDDPGGSTIVPELLDAAGNPIRVRTARNLTEAERLLTDDVHCILLDLALPAPVRAGDDDELAVLKHVLELAPRHAVLALTASGDAERGAEAVRVGAQDYLFRDELDSRLLSRAIRYAVERKRSDTAERRLAEGRVRAQENRRLERGLLPTPLLEGSALRFAARYRPGRSRALLGGDFYDVVRTSDGTVHAMIGDVCGHGPDEAALGVELRIAWRALTLAGLCGDELLGTLQQVLEHERADDEIFATLCTVDIAPDGRRAGLCLAGHPAPLVARPGRPARLLPYDNNGPALGLLPGARWPRMQVELGREWSLMLYTDGLIEGRVGAGRERLGQDGMVEMVRRQLGEGLRGEALLRAAVNEVRELNGGELADDVAVVLLDRAA, from the coding sequence ATGCCCGTACCCGTACCGCGGCAGAGAGCGATCCCGGCCGTGGAAGGTGGTCAGGCGCAGGCCGCGACAGCACTCGGCGGCCCGGTCGGCGGCCCTCCGAAGGAGGAGGCCCCGCGTAAGGACAGCACGGTCGAGAAGCACCACGGCACCCATCTGACGCTGCTGGTGATCGAGGACGATCCCGGCGGCTCCACGATCGTGCCCGAGCTCCTGGACGCCGCCGGCAACCCGATCCGCGTCCGCACGGCCCGCAATCTCACCGAGGCCGAGCGCCTGCTCACCGACGACGTCCACTGCATCCTGCTCGACCTGGCGCTGCCCGCACCGGTGCGCGCCGGGGACGACGACGAGCTCGCCGTGCTCAAGCACGTGCTGGAGCTCGCCCCGCGGCACGCCGTGCTCGCCCTCACCGCCTCCGGCGACGCCGAGCGCGGTGCCGAGGCCGTGCGCGTGGGCGCCCAGGACTATCTCTTCCGGGACGAGCTGGACAGCCGGCTGCTGAGCCGCGCGATCCGTTACGCCGTAGAGCGGAAACGTTCCGACACCGCCGAGCGGCGGCTCGCGGAGGGCCGTGTACGGGCGCAGGAGAACCGGCGCCTGGAGCGCGGCCTGCTGCCCACGCCACTGCTGGAGGGCTCGGCTCTCCGTTTCGCCGCCCGCTACCGGCCGGGACGCTCGCGCGCGCTGCTCGGCGGTGACTTCTACGACGTCGTACGGACCTCCGACGGCACCGTGCACGCCATGATCGGCGACGTCTGCGGGCACGGGCCCGACGAGGCGGCGCTCGGCGTGGAGCTGCGGATCGCCTGGCGGGCGCTGACGCTGGCCGGGCTGTGCGGGGACGAGCTGCTGGGGACGCTCCAACAGGTCCTGGAGCACGAGCGGGCCGACGACGAGATCTTCGCGACCCTGTGCACGGTCGACATCGCGCCGGACGGGCGCCGCGCGGGGCTGTGCCTCGCCGGACATCCGGCGCCGCTGGTGGCCCGCCCTGGACGGCCGGCGCGGCTGCTGCCGTACGACAACAACGGGCCCGCCCTCGGGCTGCTGCCCGGGGCCCGGTGGCCGCGGATGCAGGTGGAGCTGGGGCGGGAGTGGAGCCTGATGCTCTACACCGACGGGCTCATCGAGGGGCGCGTCGGTGCGGGGCGGGAGCGGCTCGGGCAGGACGGCATGGTGGAGATGGTCCGGCGGCAGCTGGGTGAAGGGCTGCGCGGGGAGGCGTTGTTGCGGGCTGCCGTGAATGAGGTGCGGGAGCTCAACGGGGGCGAGTTGGCGGACGACGTGGCGGTTGTGCTGTTGGATCGGGCGGCGTGA
- a CDS encoding TetR/AcrR family transcriptional regulator, which translates to MTTPGLRARKKQRMYETVSETAIRLFLEKGYDAVSVAEIAAAADISKPTLFRYFPAKEDLVFHRIADHEDEAARVVREGRGAPLESLRRNFLDGIEQGDPITGVSDHPAVRAFYDLLYGTPALVARLHLHLERSEEALAAALGGDLDARLAAGQIVAVRRILAQENWRRIGAGEPVAEVRATALGDAERAFDLLEAALPRYS; encoded by the coding sequence ATGACCACCCCCGGCCTGCGCGCCCGCAAAAAGCAGCGGATGTACGAGACCGTCTCCGAGACCGCGATCCGCCTCTTCCTCGAAAAGGGCTACGACGCGGTCTCGGTGGCCGAGATCGCCGCCGCGGCCGACATCTCCAAGCCCACCCTCTTCCGCTACTTCCCCGCGAAGGAGGACCTGGTCTTCCACCGCATCGCCGACCACGAGGACGAGGCCGCGCGGGTGGTGCGGGAGGGACGGGGGGCGCCCTTGGAGTCGTTGCGGCGGAACTTCCTGGACGGGATCGAGCAGGGCGACCCCATCACCGGCGTCAGTGACCACCCCGCCGTCCGCGCCTTCTACGACCTCCTCTACGGCACCCCCGCCCTCGTCGCCCGCCTCCACCTCCACCTCGAACGTTCCGAGGAGGCCCTCGCCGCAGCCCTCGGCGGTGACCTGGACGCGCGGCTGGCCGCCGGGCAGATCGTCGCCGTACGCCGCATCCTCGCTCAGGAGAACTGGCGGCGGATCGGAGCCGGGGAACCCGTCGCCGAGGTGAGGGCCACGGCTCTCGGTGATGCCGAGCGTGCCTTCGATCTGCTGGAGGCGGCTCTGCCGCGCTACTCATGA
- a CDS encoding nitroreductase/quinone reductase family protein produces the protein MPNDFNQQVIDEFRANNGRVGGWFEGGRLLLLTTTGARTGTRHTTPLGYLPDGGDRVLVIASAGGSPRHPDWYRNVLAHPQVTVEAGAFTYEAQAVVLEGEERDRSFARAVEADHGWAEYQEKAGDRLLPVVALYEVAAPGPPNIRADSMGEAIKLVHDNFRHELARIRDEMRKSDDGAPLGAQLRVNCLTFCQGLHNHHTGEDTALFPFLADRHPAAAPALARLREEHERIAELVLEMRQVVWTAGEPGTALAEFERLATELEAHLTYEEEQLIPLLGG, from the coding sequence ATGCCCAACGACTTCAATCAACAGGTCATCGACGAGTTCCGTGCCAACAACGGACGCGTCGGTGGCTGGTTCGAGGGTGGCCGGCTGCTCCTGCTCACCACTACCGGCGCCCGCACCGGCACCCGCCACACCACTCCCCTCGGCTACCTCCCCGACGGCGGCGACCGCGTCCTGGTCATCGCCTCGGCCGGCGGCTCGCCCCGGCATCCGGACTGGTACCGCAACGTCCTCGCGCATCCCCAAGTGACGGTCGAAGCAGGCGCGTTCACCTACGAGGCGCAGGCCGTCGTGCTGGAGGGCGAGGAACGCGACCGGTCGTTCGCGCGGGCCGTGGAGGCCGACCACGGCTGGGCGGAGTACCAGGAGAAGGCCGGGGACCGGCTGCTCCCCGTGGTCGCCTTGTACGAGGTCGCCGCACCCGGCCCGCCGAACATCCGGGCCGACTCCATGGGCGAGGCGATCAAGCTCGTCCACGACAACTTCCGCCACGAACTCGCCCGGATCCGCGACGAGATGAGGAAGAGCGACGACGGTGCCCCGCTCGGCGCCCAGCTCCGCGTCAACTGCCTCACCTTCTGCCAGGGCCTGCACAACCACCACACCGGCGAGGACACGGCCCTGTTCCCGTTCCTCGCCGACCGGCATCCCGCCGCCGCCCCCGCACTGGCCCGGCTGCGCGAGGAGCACGAGCGGATCGCCGAACTCGTGCTGGAGATGCGGCAGGTGGTGTGGACGGCCGGCGAACCCGGCACGGCCCTGGCCGAGTTCGAGCGACTGGCCACCGAGCTGGAGGCCCATCTCACTTACGAGGAGGAGCAGTTGATCCCCCTGCTCGGAGGCTGA
- a CDS encoding HAD family hydrolase: MTAETENDPEALEDLRELIRHARVVLWDFDGPICRLFAGHSAERVAAELVEWLESRGLHGLVTEEERKSLDPHVVLRAVDLRHPGSDLVAELEERLTQEELHAATSAMPTAYADPLIQTWAAMGARLAIATNNSPRVVRKYLAGRGLTSCFHPHIYGRTQNLHHLKPHPHCLNHALNAMGAAPSAALMIGDTPSDYVAARSAGVPFLGYARNGRKEGLLREAGASVVVNSLDVVRDVLLGRV, encoded by the coding sequence GTGACAGCAGAGACAGAGAACGATCCTGAAGCACTGGAAGACCTCCGGGAGCTGATCAGGCACGCCCGAGTCGTGCTGTGGGACTTCGACGGCCCGATCTGCCGCCTGTTCGCCGGGCACTCGGCGGAACGGGTGGCCGCGGAACTGGTCGAGTGGCTGGAGAGCCGCGGACTGCACGGCCTGGTGACGGAGGAGGAACGGAAGTCCCTCGACCCCCATGTCGTGCTGCGCGCCGTCGACCTCCGGCACCCCGGCAGCGACCTGGTCGCGGAGCTGGAGGAACGTCTCACCCAGGAAGAACTGCACGCCGCGACGTCGGCCATGCCGACCGCCTACGCCGACCCGCTCATACAGACGTGGGCCGCGATGGGCGCTCGGTTGGCGATCGCGACGAACAACTCCCCGCGGGTGGTGCGCAAGTACTTGGCCGGCCGCGGCCTGACGTCCTGCTTCCACCCCCACATCTACGGCCGCACCCAGAACCTCCACCACCTCAAACCCCACCCGCACTGCCTCAACCACGCCCTGAACGCGATGGGCGCGGCCCCTTCGGCAGCCCTGATGATCGGCGACACCCCGTCCGACTACGTGGCCGCGCGAAGCGCCGGTGTTCCGTTCCTGGGCTACGCGCGTAACGGGCGCAAGGAGGGGTTGTTGCGGGAGGCGGGAGCCTCGGTGGTGGTCAACTCGCTTGATGTGGTGCGGGATGTGCTGCTGGGGCGGGTCTGA
- a CDS encoding GntR family transcriptional regulator: MDARGNGDSGGKEFQRVAETLRTRMTDGTYSVGSFLPPQRELADEFGVSRDTVQRALRELADEHWIVSRQGSGSRVIKTQLIKSSAPKAVKSRHGATLSHIIGSAFEAPEVTLDVYTLTAESLDAHIRVQAERIHAGEISPERIALRLLLPDTTQPLPYPRVKGKKEDMRLQERLVGISHRHTESLLGSLKDLRTEGLVPSVGVEIQHTPLVPPFKLYLINRAEALHGMYDVIERQIELDDGDVVTALDVLGLGATLTHQVKDEDTNSPGSVFVDNMQAWFDSVWARLSE; encoded by the coding sequence GTGGACGCACGGGGAAACGGCGACAGCGGAGGCAAGGAGTTCCAGCGGGTCGCCGAAACGCTGCGCACCCGGATGACCGACGGCACCTACTCGGTGGGGTCCTTCCTGCCGCCGCAACGGGAGCTCGCCGACGAGTTCGGGGTTTCGCGGGACACCGTTCAGCGAGCTCTGCGGGAGCTGGCCGACGAGCACTGGATCGTCTCGCGGCAGGGAAGCGGTTCCCGGGTGATCAAGACCCAGCTGATCAAGTCGTCGGCACCCAAGGCGGTCAAGTCGCGGCACGGGGCGACGCTGAGCCACATCATCGGATCGGCGTTCGAAGCGCCCGAAGTCACCCTGGACGTCTACACGCTGACCGCGGAATCGCTGGACGCCCACATCCGCGTCCAGGCCGAGCGCATCCATGCCGGCGAGATCTCACCCGAGCGCATCGCTCTGCGGCTGCTGTTGCCGGACACCACGCAGCCGCTGCCGTATCCACGGGTGAAGGGTAAAAAGGAGGACATGCGCCTCCAAGAGCGGCTGGTGGGCATCAGTCATCGGCATACCGAGTCGTTGCTCGGGTCCCTGAAAGATCTGCGGACCGAGGGGCTGGTGCCGTCCGTCGGCGTCGAGATCCAGCACACGCCACTGGTCCCGCCGTTCAAGCTCTACCTCATCAACCGCGCCGAAGCTCTCCACGGCATGTACGACGTGATCGAGCGTCAGATCGAGCTGGACGACGGCGATGTGGTCACCGCGCTGGACGTCCTGGGGCTGGGTGCGACCCTCACCCATCAGGTGAAGGACGAGGACACGAACTCGCCGGGATCGGTTTTCGTGGACAACATGCAGGCGTGGTTCGACTCGGTCTGGGCCCGGCTCTCCGAATAG
- a CDS encoding phosphotransferase family protein, which produces MSLAEQLGQATSGHHNKNFVLPLTEPAARLAGRDAGTTVTVRIRREEALPVVIRTWADEAEILDAIQGVLPHVPQCLYKGDTFAIHSYVEGVPLSKVCSNGKPVDTMIIRALAGLLAQMTQVRSGALPELPSDWPGNHTDSQAFLQALALMADRQIRQPNWAGFGGLFAALGIPEDAMLRFAERVPIMSRRPFSLLHADLHRDNLIMSYAGDPPLICVDWELATYGDPLHDLATHLVRMQYPPYQWDEVIDAWVAAMRRVRPAAVKGLTRDLPIYIAFERAQSVYPDVMRAAQALQNSPDQKTLDEAKGAVARALTAAAGPLRLGSVPDEQEIERILFRWLAARNGGRGLTVEIDKWSWDPRFPERPDFPHTAVVKALHAEGAAPASRVLKGTGHLNTIVHVPGVDFPVVVRRKVPNVDRRERGFLSEHAVLRTIEESKAMVAAPRFLALGTSYQGEPFAIHTYEGSPDPDQPPRHPEQGLLPHEANALVDQLCALTAVDYRALDPAAGEGSFYTTLSEQLVLLVAELPRESQQLARHLGLPDAVRLREILSRHQVGHREPALLHGDLNPWNLVRRPDRQALTIIDWEMAVVGDPLYDLVRHLHLTPTRPEIRERMFNRWALRLAPEYTKGWRRDWGIYRWIEIVRSAYIDLDRLVTGASLDAPNVRRALDSYSTTLRAATASLGLRERRMHNPYLALTLVEREPRTLAQ; this is translated from the coding sequence GTGAGTCTGGCCGAGCAGTTAGGGCAGGCGACCAGCGGGCATCACAACAAGAACTTCGTCCTGCCTCTCACGGAACCCGCGGCACGGCTGGCCGGGCGGGACGCCGGGACGACGGTGACCGTGCGTATCCGGCGCGAAGAGGCGCTTCCGGTCGTCATCAGAACCTGGGCGGACGAGGCGGAGATCCTCGACGCCATTCAGGGCGTGCTGCCCCACGTTCCGCAGTGTCTCTACAAGGGCGACACCTTCGCGATCCACAGCTATGTGGAGGGCGTGCCGCTGTCCAAGGTGTGCAGCAACGGCAAGCCGGTCGACACCATGATCATCCGCGCGCTGGCGGGTCTGCTCGCCCAGATGACCCAGGTGCGCAGCGGGGCCTTGCCGGAGCTGCCGTCCGACTGGCCCGGCAATCACACGGACAGCCAAGCGTTCTTGCAGGCGTTGGCCTTGATGGCGGACCGGCAGATCCGGCAGCCCAATTGGGCTGGCTTCGGCGGCCTGTTCGCGGCCCTGGGCATCCCCGAGGACGCCATGCTGCGGTTCGCCGAGCGGGTGCCGATCATGTCCCGTCGACCGTTCAGTCTGCTCCACGCCGATCTGCACCGCGACAACCTCATCATGTCGTACGCCGGCGATCCGCCTCTCATCTGCGTCGACTGGGAACTGGCGACCTACGGCGACCCCCTGCACGATCTCGCCACGCACCTGGTTCGCATGCAATACCCGCCCTATCAGTGGGACGAGGTCATCGACGCCTGGGTGGCCGCCATGCGCCGAGTGCGGCCCGCAGCGGTGAAGGGCCTGACCAGGGACCTGCCCATCTACATCGCCTTCGAACGGGCCCAGTCGGTCTACCCGGATGTGATGCGGGCGGCGCAGGCCCTGCAGAACTCGCCCGACCAGAAGACCCTCGATGAGGCCAAGGGGGCGGTGGCCCGGGCTCTGACGGCGGCCGCGGGCCCGCTCAGACTCGGCAGTGTTCCGGACGAGCAGGAGATCGAGCGGATCCTCTTCAGATGGCTGGCAGCCAGGAACGGGGGGCGCGGCCTGACTGTCGAGATCGACAAGTGGTCGTGGGACCCACGCTTCCCGGAGCGTCCCGACTTCCCGCATACGGCCGTGGTCAAGGCGCTGCACGCGGAAGGGGCGGCGCCGGCCAGTCGTGTACTCAAGGGGACCGGTCACCTGAACACGATCGTGCACGTACCCGGCGTCGACTTCCCCGTGGTGGTGCGGCGCAAGGTGCCGAACGTCGATCGGCGTGAGCGTGGCTTCCTCAGCGAACATGCTGTCCTGCGCACCATCGAGGAATCCAAGGCCATGGTGGCAGCGCCAAGGTTCCTGGCCCTGGGGACGAGCTACCAGGGGGAACCATTCGCCATCCACACCTATGAGGGTTCACCCGACCCGGACCAGCCGCCCCGCCACCCTGAACAGGGCCTGCTGCCGCATGAGGCGAACGCCCTCGTCGACCAACTGTGCGCACTCACGGCGGTGGACTACAGAGCGCTGGACCCGGCCGCGGGGGAGGGGTCCTTCTACACCACGCTGAGCGAGCAACTCGTCCTGCTGGTCGCCGAGTTGCCGAGGGAATCCCAGCAGTTGGCCCGTCACCTCGGACTGCCGGATGCCGTGCGGCTGCGGGAAATCCTCTCCCGGCATCAGGTGGGCCACCGCGAGCCCGCCCTGCTGCACGGCGACCTCAACCCGTGGAACCTGGTGCGCCGCCCCGACCGGCAGGCCCTGACCATCATCGACTGGGAGATGGCAGTCGTCGGCGACCCCCTCTACGACCTGGTCCGGCACCTGCATCTCACTCCCACCCGGCCGGAGATCCGCGAGCGCATGTTCAACCGCTGGGCTCTCCGGCTGGCCCCGGAATACACCAAGGGCTGGCGACGGGACTGGGGTATCTACCGCTGGATCGAGATCGTGCGCTCCGCATACATCGACCTGGACCGCCTGGTCACCGGCGCCAGCCTGGACGCTCCCAACGTGCGCAGGGCCCTCGACTCTTATTCGACGACCCTGAGGGCGGCGACGGCGTCACTCGGTCTGCGCGAACGTCGTATGCACAACCCCTATCTCGCACTGACGCTCGTGGAACGCGAACCCCGTACCCTCGCCCAATGA
- a CDS encoding DUF2516 family protein, with product MQGFAGLMWLLYLAMLAFAVVAFVMAAFFREDAYRAADKQGKGFWLIILGIAVAVNLLVPMLFLQLAGLVASIVFFVDVRPALRQVSGGGRGRRGGGSSSDGPYGPWNGGR from the coding sequence ATGCAGGGTTTCGCGGGATTGATGTGGCTGCTCTACCTCGCGATGCTGGCCTTCGCGGTGGTGGCCTTCGTGATGGCCGCCTTCTTCCGCGAGGACGCGTACCGCGCGGCCGACAAGCAGGGCAAGGGCTTCTGGCTGATCATCCTCGGTATCGCGGTGGCCGTGAACCTCCTGGTCCCGATGCTGTTCCTCCAGCTCGCCGGCCTGGTCGCGTCGATCGTCTTCTTCGTCGACGTCCGCCCGGCCCTGCGCCAGGTGTCCGGCGGCGGCAGGGGCCGCAGGGGCGGCGGTTCGAGCAGCGACGGCCCGTACGGCCCTTGGAACGGCGGCCGGTAA
- a CDS encoding helix-turn-helix domain-containing protein: MASLNVGNLGEYLREQRRNAQLSLRQLADAAGVSNPYLSQIERGLRKPSAEVLQQVAKALRISAETLYVRAGILDADRDRDEVETRAVILADPTLNEQQKQVLLQIYESFRKENGFGTDAGERERDGSEEPEPSIAEDALSARSDQGSTTKRRTRKKGTAPETTAPRTADGSDADPQQTAS, from the coding sequence ATGGCATCGCTCAACGTCGGCAATCTCGGTGAGTACCTGCGCGAGCAGCGGCGAAACGCCCAGCTCTCGCTCAGGCAGCTCGCCGACGCCGCCGGGGTGTCCAATCCGTATCTGAGCCAGATCGAGCGCGGGCTGCGCAAGCCGAGCGCGGAGGTGCTCCAGCAGGTCGCCAAGGCACTGCGGATCTCCGCCGAGACGCTGTACGTCCGGGCCGGCATCCTCGACGCGGACCGGGACCGGGACGAGGTGGAGACGCGCGCCGTCATCCTCGCCGACCCCACGTTGAACGAGCAGCAGAAGCAGGTGCTGCTCCAGATCTACGAGTCCTTCCGCAAGGAGAACGGATTCGGGACCGACGCCGGGGAGCGGGAGCGGGACGGCTCCGAGGAGCCGGAGCCCTCCATAGCCGAGGACGCGCTGAGCGCGCGGAGCGACCAGGGCAGCACCACCAAGCGCCGTACCCGCAAAAAGGGCACGGCACCCGAGACCACGGCCCCCCGCACGGCCGACGGCAGCGACGCCGACCCGCAGCAGACGGCCAGTTGA
- a CDS encoding class I SAM-dependent methyltransferase, giving the protein MADESFGHPRLAALYDPLDPDRGDLDAYVRIAAEFGARRVLDIGCGTGVFALRLADRGIEVVAVDPAGASVDVARAKPGADRVRWIRGDATDLPPLTVDLATMTANVAQAVVDPKDWRETLRGAYAALRPGGRLVFETRNPARRAWEEWNRETSYAVTEVPGTGRVESWVELLDVTGPLVTFRWTYVFTADGQVLTSDSTLRFRERGEVEAELAAEGYTLDDVRDAPDRPGREFVFVARRPR; this is encoded by the coding sequence ATGGCTGACGAGTCCTTCGGACACCCGCGACTGGCCGCGCTCTACGACCCCCTCGACCCCGACCGCGGCGACCTCGACGCCTACGTCCGCATCGCGGCGGAGTTCGGGGCGCGCCGGGTCCTGGACATCGGCTGCGGCACCGGTGTCTTCGCCCTCCGGCTGGCGGACCGTGGCATCGAGGTCGTGGCCGTCGATCCCGCCGGTGCGTCGGTGGACGTGGCCCGCGCCAAGCCCGGTGCCGACCGCGTCCGTTGGATCCGCGGTGACGCGACGGACCTCCCGCCGCTCACCGTGGACCTCGCCACCATGACGGCGAACGTCGCCCAGGCCGTCGTAGACCCGAAGGACTGGCGCGAGACCCTGCGCGGGGCGTACGCGGCACTGCGTCCCGGCGGCCGCCTGGTCTTCGAGACCAGGAACCCGGCCCGGCGCGCGTGGGAGGAGTGGAACCGCGAGACGTCGTACGCCGTGACGGAGGTACCAGGCACCGGAAGGGTCGAGAGCTGGGTCGAACTCCTCGACGTGACCGGACCGTTGGTGACGTTCCGGTGGACCTACGTGTTCACCGCGGACGGGCAGGTGCTGACATCGGACTCGACGCTGCGGTTCCGGGAACGGGGGGAAGTGGAAGCGGAGTTGGCCGCCGAGGGCTACACCCTGGACGACGTCCGCGACGCCCCCGACCGCCCGGGCCGGGAATTCGTCTTCGTGGCGCGGCGCCCGCGGTGA